The Vitis vinifera cultivar Pinot Noir 40024 chromosome 18, ASM3070453v1 region AGACACCCAAATCTCTTTGgctgaaaatattaaattactcATAGCACTTAACGATTTGTAGTAAAACTCCACACCAAATTTTCCCTTCTATTGTCTTTCCACATTGAAGTTGTCCTCTCCTTCTTACACTTTCAAAGGGTATAAATAAGTTGTAGAAATAGGGTCTGTACATCTGTCTCAAAATCTTGGAAGAGTTTTCTAATCAAGCCTCCCAACAGCCACCTTGACCTCCTCCATCCCATAAACTATAGCATTTTTTAAGAAGGCTATGATGAGAAGTGTAAGTGATGCATCTTTTAACTTAAACTCCCTCATGAATCTATCCCACCAAAATCTTTCAAGTCTATCATTACTAAGTCGGACAGCTAATTTAAGACTGAAATCTTTCCCACCTTTAATAATGTCTTTCCATAGACTCATTTCAAAAGGATCCCTCACCTAGCCCATCTCCCCAAATTTTTCATGTACAATCTTCCTCCACAAGCTCTCCCGCTCAAAAGGAAATCTCTACAACCATTTGCCTTACAAGGCTTGATCAAGGCTCTACAATCTTCTTCGACCCAACCCTCCATACTACTTATCCTTGCAACCCTCCATACTACTTATCCTTGCAAGCATTTGATCAATTTACCAAATAGATCTTTCTTGTTCCCTTGTGTCTCCCTACAAAGTCTCATTGAATTTTCTTTAACCCCCTCATCTTTTTGGGAATTGCAAAAAAGGAGAATAAAATAGATAGGGAGATTTGATAGATTGCTCTAAACGAGTATTCCTCCTTTGGACAGGGTTCCTGCTTTTTCCAAGCAGTCAATTTCCTTTTAAACCTCTCCTCAATTGAATCTCACACACCATAAGACTTCTGAGGAGCCCCATGAGAAGAACGATGAATTACTTTAAAACAAATAACTATTGAACCTCAACTTTACTACAACATCATTGTCCCATTGACATGATACATTTCAGTTTCTAATGCAATTTACAGTTCAGATTTATTGATAACTATAACAATAACCCCATATTTCACCCTATTACCACAAACAAATCCACAAGATTCACCTTTAAAAGTCTGAAGGACTTTGTCACCATGAAGTTTCCACAGTCAAGCAATCCAGAAAGCAGCAATTGGAAGCTACCCAGAGTAGGGTATTGGAAAATAAGCAGCAAACTAGGAGAACAATAAGATTGATAATAAACTTAGAAGATTAGTTCATATGACATCATCTGGAAACAGGATTAATAGAGCATGGCCTAGAAGTCTCAATATCAGTCAGAAATAACCCTACACGAATTCACTAACTCTAGGTCTTAAGTGTTTTAGATACTGAGAACATCTATCTCCAGTCAAACTCAACTAAGAACTATATCAAAAAACAGTTCAGCGATGCGCACCATACATCTGAGTTGCATCATACTGAGGATAACCTGGCTGGGGTGACAAACTTTTTCCATAACCAACTGGTGCAGTTGCTGGTACAGCTCCATAGCCACCTGACTGTGCGGGGATTGACTGATCATAGCTTGGCTGAGTAGGCGTTGGTTGGACATAACCTGGCTGGCCACTTGGTTGTGCACCATAGGCTGAGGCAGGCCCACTGTTGTAAGTGGGATCTGCAGACCCTTGGTATCCATAAGCTGCATTGTTTGCAGTCTGTTGTTCAGCATATCCTGGTTGTGAAGGGTATGGGCCATAACCCCCTTGAGGACCCACTTGCGCATAGCCTGGTGCCTGCTGTCCACCAGGTTGACTGTAACCTGACATAGGCTGGCCACCTTGCTGTGGATATCCTGGGCCGGATGCTGGTTGTGGCTGATTATACCCATCAGCAGCTGGTTGAGACCCATAAGCAGGATAAGATTGCTGCATGGGCCCACTTGATGCATATGGGTATTGTTGTGGAGGTACATTTGGACCATATGATTGGTTTGAAGACATGGGACCTTGATAAGGAACATCCCCAGGTTGACTAGCCCTAGGTGGGCCATAGGATTGTGCTGCTGGTGCCTGTGATGCCATGCCATATGATTGTGGCTTACCATATGGCTGTTGTGGGGGATACCCTGATTGAGCACCACCTTGTGGGTAAACAGGCTGAGAACCATGTCCTCCATATGGAGGATGTGTTGGAGCCTGACCTTCATATTTTGGTTCATCATATCCATGCCCATAGCCCTGTTGAGGAGGTCCTGTTTGGGAATACTGAGCCTGTTGCCCATAATCTGGACCCTGTGGCTGTCCATAATTGTAATTTCCTTGGGAAGGGGGTGGACCCATCCCAGGGCTGGGGGAAGGACCAGGTGCATGAATGGACATAGAAGCAGAATGTGGAGCAGCAGCAGGGGCATCAGGACCATGGCCTCCTTGTCCACCATAGAAATCATAGCCACCACTCTGTGGAGGCCCCTGCATGTTAGCAGGGGGCCTTTGCTCCCACCCTGAACCAAAGCTGCTTCTTGGGGCCATTTGTTGTGGAGGATAACCACCATATGAAGGCGGCGCATACTGCTGATTCTGAGATGGATAAGCTCCTCGTTGGTAATCATACCCTGTTGGCTGCCCAGGATGTGGACCCCGCGGGCCCCATTGAGATGGTCCAGTGGGACCACGAGGTCGATAGCCCTGTTGGTTATAACTGCCTGGGTAGGTTGATGATCTCACAGGCTACTCCAAGAAAATTACAGAAAGAAATAAGTTAGCAAACTAACAtaatttactaaataaaatacaaaaaataaagagagcATGAAGTTGCTGTTTGGAGTTCATATTCGCTGCTTCTGATCCAAAGAAGGGTGTGCTCTTGATTGACAAAGAGATGAAAATAAAGTAGCAAGTAAGATTACAACGTGGAAGACAAGATAATCTGGTCAAATCAACCATGTGAAACTACAGTTAACTTTAATCGAAAGACATGAAATATGAGCAGAGATGATAAGCAAAATAAGGGAAGAATTCAAGTCAATAATGCTGCTAACTTGATGTAAAATAGCAACACAGAAACTGGTAATTCACATACACACTCAACCTACATAAATAACAACTGCCAAGGTCATGCTTAACTAAACAAGAAAGTAcaaccaaagaaagaaaatgtagaTAAAAGTAGAGAGTCCACCAAAGCAATgcaataaattcaaaattctatGTATGATATATTTTAGAGTTCAAGATAAGATTTCAAGAAGTACACCAACTGATCCTTGTAATCAATATCTGTCCCTTCTCAAACACAGAAGAAAGCAATGATGAAATGAAACAAGCTCTATGCTGGAACAGATTTATCAACAAGTCTGTAGCAGAATCAGGCCTGCACATACTTTTCATCAATTATATTAATTTGCTTTTTCACACATACCCTGCCACGAAgctcttttatttttcaatttatacAATGCTAGCTCACTTTGGAAACATAACTTTTAGGTTTTGCCAGCACAATTGCTCATTCTTGAATGCAAAAGAATACCTTATTCTCTTGAAAACAGAAAAGCAGATAAAGTACTTTAAATAGTTAATGGTCAATACTCTTACCCAGTTTGGCAGTCTATGCCTCCACACCAGATTCCTGCAGCTATAACTTTCCATAACCATTCAACTGGATAAGTCTAGTTCACTTTAGAAACCTTAAATTCTCCGGGTCACAATTTATGCATGCATATGCTTATATGAGAATCTCAAAACAGGCATATGAAGATACCATGATCACAATTCATTAGGAAGTCAATATCCAGGAAATAACCCAACAgctatttttcagaaaattacTATCAAGtcacaaataaaaatgaaaactttaagCTTTGCTTCAATGATGTACAAAAGAAAGCCTTTAAATTACTAGATGGCTTAACTCACAAATTCCTTTCACCAattatgaaacaaaaatttctaaaatgcTTTTAGTacctataaatataaaatattctacATGGTTAGCGGACATACCATATACATCCAATGAACATCATATGTTCCACAGTCATTTCATATGAAATTACAAATGGAATACttggaagaaataaaaaaatttgacacGGAACGGGAGCAAAGTACCATCAAATTGGCCCAGATGACAAGATCTCTAATCTAACTTGACATGGCAAACACAGATTCAGGAAAAAGGCAAATCAAGATTGAGAGATGAGATTGAATGTTCAATAAAGCACAAACCCTAAGCATTTTCATTTCAGGTAACTTTGAAAAACAAAGTTATCGATCTAGAAACAATATCATTAGGTAGCATCCATCTCTTTCATTCATCTTTCTAGCAACAACTCTGATCTGAATTCAGTCACACAAATATTCTATATTTCTTAACATTTGGTCATATAAGGTATGGTATTGTAGCATGTGGTTGACGCAAGCAATATAAGTTCTCTCATTGATCCTAGCTTCAGAACCATGCTTTTCAAAACTTGTGATGCACCTCAATGCAAATGAGAGGACAAGTCCATATTCTTCAGATATTTCAGCATATCATCAAATACAAATTTGGGAAGCACTGATCCCACACACACTTTAAGCATGACAACTTCACCAGGCATGACACTGTTTTCCAACACAAGTCTCATGCATAGAACATGGGGGACACTAAAGAGAACTAAGGTTAATACAATATAGCCTTgctaaattatgatttttagtttttaagtcTCAAAGCAATCTTACCAACTATTAACATCCTGCAATCGCGAGATTAATGCCTGATACCTCTCTTCAGTGGATGGGAGTGAATAGTGGTTGTCTATGTCTACACCAAGAAAGCAATGCTGGGCCCATGTGAAAGGCAATAGCCAAATCTGCATTTTTAAAGCCAACCAATTCGAAATCGGCACCTTCAACATAAATAAATCATGGCAACCGACATCTCGGATTGAATATAAGATCTTCCTAACAGCATTTCAAGTGACCTTGGCATGGATTATTCATCAATATCGCAAACTCTCATGTGTTATTCAAGTTATGAGCTCTCAGTCCCAGGTAAAATCATTAAACAATTCTTCCTCAAATGGATGAAAAGGCGTCATGTAAGCAACACAGAGCAGCATCCACTATATGAATATACAGGTGTTCACACAGGTAATCATGCCAAACCAGCAACTTGTGACTAAAGGGTAGTTGCTAGCTAGGGCCTACTTCACAAACTCAGAAGGAAATTGAGcatgttttgaaaaaacatttatttgaaTGAAGTAAAGTCGGAACATCAAGGATTTAACTTATAATGTCATAGTGGGATCTAATGTCATCTTAAATAAGTAACTCTCTCTCTCCATTCAAAAGTACCATATGCAAACTACAAAAAACTTTGGCTTAAGATCTATGATACTCTACACATAATACAAGTGGACATTATCACCCCAAGTATTACTTAAGAGAAGTAGAATATATCAGGCAATCCCAACAACATGGGACTCTTTAATCAAACTGCCACATAATGATGTTACCCAATGTTGGAACCATGATAACTtaagtgaaaaaataaacaactgtCTCTCGCAATGGTTTCAGGTTATTTTCTAAG contains the following coding sequences:
- the LOC100253453 gene encoding uncharacterized protein LOC100253453 isoform X2, coding for MAEEEVVVVAGASPAPSDHKRKLEDLEPEAPEQAEPDGVQGADAGDYVANDESEAKRPRVEDQDDDLATENGYQREKEDEVIKENVELTVENAQSQEAPHPTEEAPEAVNDEQPSTDNEQKEDTQEPSIENPQLENPQQPTGEEFEKPAEEIPQQEVGDVPSAEVQQQPTSETQTMSRKMEVPNNKVGVLIGKAGDTIRFLQYNSGAKIQITRDADADPYSASRPVELIGSLENINKAEKLIKDVIAEADAGGSPSLVARGFATAQAVGAAEQVQIQVPNEKVGLIIGKGGETIKSLQTRSGARIQLIPQHLPEGDQSKERTVRVTGDKKQIEMAREMIKEVMNQPVRSSTYPGSYNQQGYRPRGPTGPSQWGPRGPHPGQPTGYDYQRGAYPSQNQQYAPPSYGGYPPQQMAPRSSFGSGWEQRPPANMQGPPQSGGYDFYGGQGGHGPDAPAAAPHSASMSIHAPGPSPSPGMGPPPSQGNYNYGQPQGPDYGQQAQYSQTGPPQQGYGHGYDEPKYEGQAPTHPPYGGHGSQPVYPQGGAQSGYPPQQPYGKPQSYGMASQAPAAQSYGPPRASQPGDVPYQGPMSSNQSYGPNVPPQQYPYASSGPMQQSYPAYGSQPAADGYNQPQPASGPGYPQQGGQPMSGYSQPGGQQAPGYAQVGPQGGYGPYPSQPGYAEQQTANNAAYGYQGSADPTYNSGPASAYGAQPSGQPGYVQPTPTQPSYDQSIPAQSGGYGAVPATAPVGYGKSLSPQPGYPQYDATQMYGAHR
- the LOC100253453 gene encoding uncharacterized protein LOC100253453 isoform X1, which codes for MAEEEVVVVAGASPAPSDHKRKLEDLEPEAPEQAEPDGVQGADAGDYVANDESEAKRPRVEDQDDDLATENGYQREKEDEVIKENVELTVENAQSQEAPHPTEEAPEAVNDEQPSTDNEQKEDTQEPSIENPQLENPQQPTGEEFEKPAEEIPQQEVGDVPSAEVQQQPTSETQTMSRKMEVPNNKVGVLIGKAGDTIRFLQYNSGAKIQITRDADADPYSASRPVELIGSLENINKAEKLIKDVIAEADAGGSPSLVARGFATAQAVGAAEQVQIQVPNEKVGLIIGKGGETIKSLQTRSGARIQVLIPQHLPEGDQSKERTVRVTGDKKQIEMAREMIKEVMNQPVRSSTYPGSYNQQGYRPRGPTGPSQWGPRGPHPGQPTGYDYQRGAYPSQNQQYAPPSYGGYPPQQMAPRSSFGSGWEQRPPANMQGPPQSGGYDFYGGQGGHGPDAPAAAPHSASMSIHAPGPSPSPGMGPPPSQGNYNYGQPQGPDYGQQAQYSQTGPPQQGYGHGYDEPKYEGQAPTHPPYGGHGSQPVYPQGGAQSGYPPQQPYGKPQSYGMASQAPAAQSYGPPRASQPGDVPYQGPMSSNQSYGPNVPPQQYPYASSGPMQQSYPAYGSQPAADGYNQPQPASGPGYPQQGGQPMSGYSQPGGQQAPGYAQVGPQGGYGPYPSQPGYAEQQTANNAAYGYQGSADPTYNSGPASAYGAQPSGQPGYVQPTPTQPSYDQSIPAQSGGYGAVPATAPVGYGKSLSPQPGYPQYDATQMYGAHR